The genomic segment TAATCGCTGCTCGGCAGTAGCAAGATGAGAGCCATTCCCATTCAAGACTTCGTCCTTCGAACCCATATTCATTGATCTCGCTCCAGCGGCCTCGGTTTGATCGTCCCCATTCTGATTTTTCACAATGTTCCATCTCCGATAGATTCGTTCTGTTCCGTCTTGGCAGGCGTTACCAACAGCCGGCGTGAACACCGCCGTCCACGTGGAGCACCTCTCCTGTTACTTGACCTGCCTGTGCGAGATAGAGAACAGCGTCGGCAACGTCTTTTACGTCCGCCATTCTTCCCATGGGCTGCAATGTCTTTAGAAAATCCTTGGGATTATCCTTGTGCATTGGCGTATCCACCACGCCAGGAGCCACAGCGTTGAAGCGGATACCTTGTTTCGCATATTCAATCGCGAGACTCCGAATGATTGAATTCAGGCCTCCTTTAGTGATCATCGGGACCGAGCCATTTACGCCAAGGATCGGCTGATCGGCAAGCGCCGCAGTGATGCTTACGACGCTTCCTGATTTCTGCTTCAGCATCTGTTTCACAGCAAGCTGAGTGATGTACAGGAATCCCAGCAGGTTCGTTGAGACCAACGCATTGAAGTCCGTTGTAGAAAAGTCCGTGAAGGGCTTCGTGAAAAAGATTCCGGCGTTACTCACCAGAACATCGATACTTCCAAAGTTTGTGATTGCTGCCTCGACGACCTTCGCGGCAGTCTCCGGCCTACCGATATCGCCATCGATGAGAACCAGGGACGTCGAGGGAGTCAATTGTTGGCTTACACTGCGAGACGTCGCAACGACGTTATAACCCTGTTTCAGGAAGGCCTCGACTAAACCGGCTCCGATTCCTCGCGATGCTCCTGTAATGATTGCTGTTTTGTGGTCTGGCATGTGACTCCTGCTTAACGTTTCGGACCAATTGGTATCAAAACAGAGGTGCGGGGGCGAAACAATTAGACGAAGGTATCGTCGATACCTTCTCATTAGTCGAAGGGTTCGCCGAATGAACGATCATGCGGTCCGGGGTTCAACGTGATTTGCAAGTCGCGCCGAGGCCGCGATCGTGACCGCGCGCCAATTTCGGACTTCAGATCGAGGCGGGCTGTCCATGATTTCTGATTCGTCGAGCCAATCCTCTGCCGAACGCTTGCCTTGCTCTGGGCCGTACAGTTTCGTCACCGCAGCAATGAAGGCAGACAGCTCGCGCTCCGCCAGGTGCACCTGCTCCTCGTAAATCGAATCGGAAAACGATTCTTTCGTGTCCATTGGATCCCCGTCCGTTTCAGCTATGTCGGGCATCAGGAGTAGGTTTTCATCCCCAGGTTCACAAGGTTTCTGATGACTCAGATGGCGTGTACAAGTGTGATCACACCAGAAGCGTAGAGAAGAAACAATTAGACGATGGTATCGACCATACCTTCGTATCGGATGGCGGGAGTGCTTTTTCCGTCTTTTCTCTTTAAGCTTTGTCCCCTTTGATGTTTTGTATGTTGTTGTCGATCCGACCTGCAGAACCGATACCAAAGTACAATAGACACGCACCTACGGGGTGGGTCATTCTCCTCGGGGAGATGACGCGGGGAGCTACTGCCGAGGCGCTAGGAACTGCTATGAGACAAATCTCGGCGCCCATCTCTTTGGCAGGGTCGCGGCTCGGCCAACCACGTCATGTCTGCGCGTTTTTCAACAGCGCTGAAGAAGAGTATCGCGTGTTATTGCCGTTCATTAAGGATGGGTTCGAGTGTGGAGACAAGGCGATTCACGTCATGAGTCCTGATCAACACCGTGACCACCTGCAACGATTAGCCGGCATAGGAATTGACTCGACCGCCGTCCAACGAAGCGGTCAATTCGAACTTCGGAGCAGCACGGAAACCTACCTTCAAGATGGTCGATTCGATCAGGATCGCATGCTGCAGTCGTTCGAGCTGATGACAAGCGGCAATGCCGAGGGAGGATTTCCCCTGAGTCGCATTGTCTGCCGCATGGACTGGGTGCCTGACGGTCAGTCGCACATCGACGATCTGATTGAGTTTGAAGCGAGGGTCAACGATGTGTGGTGCCGCCACGATGATGCGGTCATCTGTACGTATCATCTTTCGAAATTCAGCGGAGACGCTGTGATTGACATCATGCGCACGCATCCATTGGTCATCGTCGGCGGCATTCTCCAGCACAATCCGTTCTTCGTGCCTCCAGGGGAGTTCCTGCATGAAATTCGCGCCCGGCGGGCAGGGCAGCCTGCGCGGCCTACGACAGCAGGCTGACCATGAAAGTGCAACTCGAACATCCCGTAGACGAGATCAAGCGCCTTCAACGTTGCATGAATGATCTGGTCAGCCTCCTCGCTCTTCCAGCCATGTGGAGTGGCAGCGAAGCCTGTGAAATCGTTCATACTTTGCTCGACTCACTCCTTCGCATGCTCGATCTGGACTTTGTGTATGTAAGCTTGACAAACCTAGTCGACGCAGCGCCTTCCGAGACAGTCAGGGTCGCTCCATCGCAGGAACAGATGTTCCGACCGCCAGAGCTCTGTGCGTTCCTCAATCGCTGGTTGGGAGATGACCCGCAAAAACGTTATCTCCAGGAACGCAGTCACATCGGAGAGGAAGAGGTTTCACTCGTCTCCTGTCCTCTCGGGGTTCAGCGTGAAATCGGGGTAATCGTGGCTGGGTCTCGTCGAGCAGATTTCCCGCGGGATACCGAGGCACTTCTTCTGGGCATAGCAGCTAACCAGGCGGTGATCGGGCTACAGCAGGCACGATTGTTGAGCGAACAGAAGCGCGTTGCCGACGAACTCGATCAAAGCGTCGCGCAACGGACCGCAGAACTGGCTGCAGCCAACGAAGTGCTGAGAAAGGAAGTCGCCGAACGCAGGCGCGCGGAGGAGGCCCTAGCGGCGAGAAAGCGCGATTTACGCTTAATCGTCGACGGCATCCCCGGCTTCGTGGCACTCCTGACGCCGGCCGGTGAAGTAGCACTGGTGAATCCCCAACTCGTGGAGTACTGCGGCAGGACACTGGAGGAATTGAGGCTCTGGGGGACAAGCGACACGATTCATGCTGAGGACCTTCCTCGCGTCGTCCAGATCTTTGCACGATCGATCGCGTCAGGGAATCCATACGA from the Terriglobales bacterium genome contains:
- a CDS encoding SDR family oxidoreductase produces the protein MPDHKTAIITGASRGIGAGLVEAFLKQGYNVVATSRSVSQQLTPSTSLVLIDGDIGRPETAAKVVEAAITNFGSIDVLVSNAGIFFTKPFTDFSTTDFNALVSTNLLGFLYITQLAVKQMLKQKSGSVVSITAALADQPILGVNGSVPMITKGGLNSIIRSLAIEYAKQGIRFNAVAPGVVDTPMHKDNPKDFLKTLQPMGRMADVKDVADAVLYLAQAGQVTGEVLHVDGGVHAGCW
- a CDS encoding MEDS domain-containing protein, which translates into the protein MRQISAPISLAGSRLGQPRHVCAFFNSAEEEYRVLLPFIKDGFECGDKAIHVMSPDQHRDHLQRLAGIGIDSTAVQRSGQFELRSSTETYLQDGRFDQDRMLQSFELMTSGNAEGGFPLSRIVCRMDWVPDGQSHIDDLIEFEARVNDVWCRHDDAVICTYHLSKFSGDAVIDIMRTHPLVIVGGILQHNPFFVPPGEFLHEIRARRAGQPARPTTAG